One genomic segment of Myotis daubentonii chromosome 14, mMyoDau2.1, whole genome shotgun sequence includes these proteins:
- the LOC132215660 gene encoding small ribosomal subunit protein uS2-like has product MSGALDVLQMKEEDVLKFLAAGTHLGGTNLDFQMEQYIYKRKSDGIYIINLKRTWEKLLLAARAIVAIENPADISVISSRNTGQRAVLKFAAATGATPIAGRFTPGTFTNQIQAAFREPRLLVVTDPRADHQPLTEASYVNLPTIALCNTDSPLRYVDIAIPCNNKGAHSVGLMWWMLAREVLRMRGTISREHPWEVMPDLYFYRDPEEIEKEEQAAAEKAVTKEEFQGEWTAPAPEFTAAQPEVTDWSEGVQVPSVPIQQFPTEDWSAQPATEDWSAAPTAQATEWVGTTTEWS; this is encoded by the coding sequence ATGTCCGGAGCCCTTGATGTCCTGCAAATGAAGGAGGAGGATGTCCTCAAGTTCCTTGCAGCAGGAACCCACTTAGGTGGCACCAACCTTGACTTCCAAATGGAACAGTACATCTACAAAAGGAAAAGTGATGGCATCTACATCATCAATCTGAAGAGAACCTGGGAGAAGCTTCTGCTGGCAGCTCGGGCCATTGTTGCCATCGAAAACCCAGCTGACATCAGTGTCATATCGTCCAGGAACACtggccagcgagctgtgctgaagtttgctgctgccactggagcCACTCCCATTGCCGGCCGCTTCACTCCTGGAACCTTCACCAACCAGATCCAGGCAGCCTTCCGGGAGCCAAgacttctggtggttactgatcCCAGGGCTGACCACCAGCCTCTCACAGAGGCGTCTTACGTTAACCTGCCCACCATCGCTCTGTGTAACACCGACTCTCCGTTGCGCTATGTGGACATCGCCATCCCTTGCAACAACAAGGGGGCTCACTCAGTGGGTCTGATGTGGTGGATGCTGGCCCGGGAAGTACTCCGCATGCGTGGCACTATCTCCCGTGAACACCCGTGGGAAGTCATGCCTGATCTTTACTTCTACAGAGATCCTGAAGagattgaaaaggaagaacagGCTGCTGCTGAAAAGGCTGTGACCAAGGAGGAATTTCAGGGCGAATGGACTGCTCCTGCTCCCGAGTTCACTGCTGCTCAGCCTGAGGTTACAGACTGGTCTGAAGGCGTGCAGGTGCCCTCTGTACCCATTCAGCAGTTTCCTACTGAAGACTGGAGTGCTCAGCCTGCCACTGAAGACTGGTCTGCAGCTCCCACTGCTCAGGCTACTGAATGGGTAGGAACAACCACTGAGTGGTCCTAA